A single Bufo bufo chromosome 6, aBufBuf1.1, whole genome shotgun sequence DNA region contains:
- the LOC121005556 gene encoding taste receptor type 2 member 9-like — translation MSSVDPYFVVGMHTSFLIIGVLANVFILIVNFQDWLKTYDFNPSMLIINTIALINILFQGATTFNEISSSMFVEFYIQGVAKAMLVILPSLAFSSLWCSTCLCFYYCIKIVNFSGFFFYKLKAKIHALVPWLLIISVAVSWLFGVLGYWDLYMDIKSATALTAHNATLTFSFNPESRCKCLFQIYMFFASLAFVLILITAGSVLTSLSKHMIQMKKNNEGSGNSRIQSHLSAAKTVTSLLLLYSIFYVCLSSLINDVKNRGSLMSVLTIIVVCSFPTFNSIVLIMGNRRLSNSLKKLLGNPPGANTEVTVATY, via the coding sequence ATGTCTTCTGTTGATCCCTATTTCGTAGTTGGTATGCATACCTCTTTTCTGATTATAGGTGTATTGGCAAATGTATTCATCCTGATAGTTAATTTCCAAGACTGGTTAAAAACCTATGATTTTAACCCATCCATGCTTATAATCAACACTATTGCCCTCATCAATATCCTTTTTCAAGGAGCAACTACTTTCAATGAGATCTCTTCCTCCATGTTTGTGGAGTTCTACATACAAGGGGTGGCGAAGGCCATGCTAGTCATCTTACCTTCCTTGGCATTCTCAAGCCTTTGGTGTTCCACCTGCTTGTGCTTTTACTATTGCATTAAGATTGTAAATTTCAGTGGTTTTTTCTTTTACAAGCTCAAGGCAAAGATTCATGCACTTGTACCATGGTTGCTTATTATTTCTGTTGCTGTATCATGGTTATTTGGAGTATTAGGCTACTGGGATCTATACATGGACATCAAATCTGCGACTGCTCTTACAGCTCACAATGCAACTTTAACATTTTCTTTCAATCCTGAAAGCAGATGCAAATGTCTGTTTCAGATTTACATGTTCTTTGCTTCCCTTGCGTTTGTTCTAATATTAATCACGGCTGGTTCCGTCCTCACCTCTTTGAGTAAGCATATGATTCAGATGAAGAAAAACAATGAAGGTTCTGGAAATTCAAGAATTCAGTCTCATTTATCAGCGGCTAAAACAGTGACTTCCCTCCTTCTTCTGTATTCGATATTCTATGTGTGCCTTAGTTCATTAATTAATGATGTGAAGAATCGTGGCAGCCTAATGAGTGTCCTTACAATTATTGTAGTTTGCAGTTTCCCAACATTTAACTCGATTGTTTTAATAATGGGGAACCGGAGGTTATCAAACAGCTTAAAGAAACTCTTAGGTAATCCCCCTGGTGCTAATACTGAAGTCACTGTAGCTACCTACTAG